One Alcaligenes ammonioxydans DNA segment encodes these proteins:
- a CDS encoding Mth938-like domain-containing protein: MQLQREHNPALNAITAYGEDYVAINFQNHDHSIFFSPEGPVQTLAIQSASELTAALLRQIAGLESLKQDPMAFLDDAPPARPDNAPELILIGTGQRQHFLRPAVTQEMLQWGIGVEIMDTQAAARTYNILMSEGRKVVAALLIQEKA, from the coding sequence GTGCAACTGCAACGCGAACATAACCCCGCCCTAAATGCCATCACCGCCTACGGTGAGGACTACGTGGCGATCAACTTTCAAAACCACGATCATTCCATCTTCTTTAGCCCTGAAGGACCGGTGCAGACCCTGGCTATTCAAAGCGCTTCCGAGCTGACCGCTGCCTTGCTGCGACAAATTGCGGGACTGGAATCGCTCAAGCAAGACCCCATGGCCTTTCTGGATGACGCCCCGCCCGCACGCCCGGACAATGCGCCGGAACTGATTTTGATTGGGACCGGACAGCGTCAGCATTTTTTGCGCCCTGCCGTCACCCAGGAAATGCTGCAGTGGGGCATAGGGGTGGAAATCATGGATACCCAGGCCGCTGCCAGAACCTACAATATCCTCATGTCCGAAGGCCGCAAAGTCGTTGCCGCCTTACTCATACAGGAAAAAGCATGA
- the alaC gene encoding alanine transaminase, whose product MIRFPRIERLPPYVFNITGELKMAARRRGEDIIDMSMGNPDGATPAHIVEKLVEAATRPDTHGYSVSKGIPRLRRAVTNWYERRYNVHLDPDREAIVTIGSKEGLAHLMLATLDKGDTVLVPNPSYPIHIYGAVIAGANIRSVPMVPGVDFFDEIEKAVRESIPKPKMMILGFPSNPTAQCVDLSFFERIVALAREHGILVVHDLAYADITFDGYVAPSIMQVEGAREVAVEFFTMSKSYNMAGWRIGFMVGNESLVNALARIKSYHDYGTFTPIQVAAIAALEGPQDCVKEVVEQYRRRRDVLAKGLHEAGWMVDVPKASMYIWAKIPEFYKDIGSLEFAKRLLSDAKVAVSPGIGFGEYGDNYVRFALIENEQRTRQAVRGIKEMFRKDGFVQ is encoded by the coding sequence ATGATTCGCTTTCCGCGCATCGAGCGTTTGCCGCCTTACGTGTTTAACATTACAGGCGAGCTGAAAATGGCTGCCCGCCGTCGTGGCGAGGACATCATTGATATGTCCATGGGAAACCCGGACGGTGCGACACCAGCGCATATTGTGGAAAAGCTGGTCGAGGCCGCTACCCGTCCGGACACACATGGCTATTCTGTCTCAAAAGGCATCCCGCGTTTGCGTCGAGCCGTGACCAATTGGTACGAGCGCCGCTACAATGTGCATCTGGACCCGGATCGCGAGGCGATTGTTACCATCGGCTCCAAGGAAGGTCTGGCCCATTTGATGCTGGCGACCCTGGATAAAGGCGACACCGTACTGGTGCCCAACCCCAGCTACCCCATTCATATTTATGGTGCCGTCATTGCCGGTGCCAATATCCGTTCGGTACCGATGGTTCCCGGAGTGGACTTTTTTGATGAGATCGAAAAAGCCGTTCGCGAGTCTATTCCCAAACCCAAAATGATGATTCTGGGTTTCCCCAGCAATCCGACGGCCCAGTGCGTGGACCTGTCCTTTTTTGAGCGTATTGTGGCGCTGGCTCGTGAGCACGGTATTTTGGTGGTACACGATCTGGCCTATGCCGACATTACCTTTGACGGCTACGTGGCCCCCTCCATCATGCAGGTGGAAGGCGCGCGTGAGGTAGCCGTCGAGTTTTTTACCATGAGCAAAAGCTACAATATGGCCGGTTGGCGTATTGGTTTCATGGTGGGTAACGAGTCCCTGGTCAATGCGCTGGCACGGATCAAGAGCTATCACGACTACGGCACCTTCACACCGATTCAGGTGGCTGCCATTGCGGCGCTGGAAGGGCCACAAGATTGTGTCAAGGAGGTGGTGGAGCAATACCGCCGCCGTCGCGACGTACTGGCCAAGGGCCTGCATGAGGCAGGCTGGATGGTCGATGTTCCCAAGGCATCAATGTATATCTGGGCCAAGATTCCCGAGTTCTACAAGGACATCGGTTCGCTGGAGTTTGCCAAGCGCTTACTGAGCGATGCCAAAGTAGCCGTATCCCCCGGCATCGGCTTTGGTGAGTATGGCGACAACTATGTGCGCTTTGCGCTGATCGAAAACGAGCAACGTACCCGTCAGGCGGTACGCGGCATCAAAGAAATGTTCCGTAAGGACGGATTTGTTCAATGA
- a CDS encoding homoserine dehydrogenase has protein sequence MSPIKVGLLGLGVVGSGTWNVLKRNADEIARRAGRRIEVVAIAVRDLEKARALVGDEVTLTTDGMDVVRNPEIDIVVELVGGDTVAREWVMEAIAQGKHVVTANKALLAKHGNKIFAAAHERSVMVAFEAAVAGGIPIIKAIREGLTANRIQWLAGIINGTTNYILSEMRNRGVSFAEALADAQRLGYAEADPTFDIEGVDAAHKLSLLASLAFGIPVQFSKAHVEGITSLALEDLQHAQRLGYNIKLLGITRAREEGIELRVHPTLVPLQSMLANVQGAMNAVLVHGDAVGQTVYYGAGAGALPTASAVVADLVDVTRLQTAEPEHRVPYLAFQHNAMSDTPILPMDEVVSSYYLRLRVDDRPGVLADVARILAQASISIGSMFQEPAGEQADIIFLTHEAREGAINGAISQIQNLPFVQSAVTRLRVENL, from the coding sequence ATGAGTCCTATCAAAGTAGGTTTGCTGGGTTTGGGTGTGGTTGGCAGCGGCACCTGGAACGTATTGAAACGCAACGCAGATGAAATCGCTCGCCGCGCCGGTCGCCGTATCGAGGTGGTCGCCATTGCTGTGCGGGACCTGGAAAAGGCACGCGCGCTGGTGGGGGACGAAGTCACCCTGACCACGGACGGCATGGACGTGGTGCGCAACCCCGAGATCGACATTGTGGTCGAGCTGGTGGGGGGCGACACCGTGGCACGCGAATGGGTGATGGAAGCGATTGCCCAGGGCAAGCACGTGGTTACCGCCAACAAGGCGCTGCTGGCCAAGCATGGCAACAAGATTTTTGCTGCTGCTCACGAGCGCAGTGTCATGGTGGCGTTTGAAGCCGCTGTGGCCGGTGGTATTCCGATCATCAAGGCGATTCGCGAAGGCCTGACGGCCAACCGTATTCAGTGGCTGGCCGGCATTATCAACGGCACCACCAACTACATCCTGTCCGAAATGCGCAATCGTGGCGTCAGCTTTGCTGAAGCCCTGGCCGATGCCCAGCGTTTGGGTTACGCCGAAGCGGATCCTACTTTCGATATTGAAGGTGTGGACGCGGCGCACAAGCTGAGCCTGCTGGCCTCTCTGGCCTTCGGTATTCCGGTGCAGTTCAGCAAGGCCCACGTGGAAGGTATTACCAGCCTGGCACTGGAAGACCTGCAACACGCACAACGCCTGGGCTACAACATCAAGCTGCTGGGTATTACCCGCGCTCGTGAAGAAGGCATTGAGCTGCGCGTCCACCCCACACTGGTTCCGCTGCAAAGCATGCTGGCCAATGTGCAAGGTGCCATGAATGCGGTGCTGGTGCACGGCGACGCCGTGGGCCAGACCGTGTACTACGGCGCCGGTGCCGGCGCCTTGCCCACGGCCTCGGCCGTGGTGGCCGACCTGGTGGACGTCACCCGTCTGCAAACGGCAGAACCCGAGCACCGTGTCCCTTATTTGGCCTTCCAGCATAACGCCATGTCCGATACGCCCATCCTGCCTATGGATGAAGTGGTGTCCTCGTACTACCTGCGTTTGCGTGTGGACGACCGTCCAGGTGTGCTGGCGGATGTGGCCCGTATTCTGGCTCAAGCCTCGATCTCGATTGGTTCCATGTTCCAGGAACCGGCCGGCGAGCAGGCCGACATCATTTTCCTGACGCACGAAGCGCGTGAAGGTGCCATCAATGGCGCAATCAGCCAGATTCAGAATCTGCCCTTTGTACAGTCTGCCGTGACCCGTTTGCGCGTGGAGAACCTGTAA
- the thrC gene encoding threonine synthase, translated as MNYISTRGGMKAQPFSDILLEGLAPDGGLAMPESYPQVSAQMLESWRALSYPELAAKVLGLFVTDIPADELATLTARAYAPGVFDSEQVVPVKELEPGFALLGLSQGPTLAFKDMAMQFLGQVFEYVLTKRNSTLNILGATSGDTGSAAEYALRGKRGVSVFMLSPYGRMSAFQRAQMYSLQDENIHNLSVKGVFDDCQDIVKALAGDLEFKSQWHLGAVNSINWARISAQVVYYFWGWLRSTTAAGQKVSFAVPSGNFGNILSGHIARQMGLPIAKLVLATNENNVLEEFFRTGIYRPRGSEQTYATSSPSMDISRASNFERFVFDLLGRDGSKVKALWEQLAKEGQFDLSEHLPRFQEEFGFVAGASSHQDRLNTIAQVNEQYQTLIDPHTADGVKVAQAYREDGIPMLVLETALPAKFSETIEEAISQPAPVPAHLAGLADLPQKVVVMDADVAQVRRYIEAHAPR; from the coding sequence ATGAATTACATATCCACGCGTGGCGGCATGAAGGCCCAACCATTTTCGGACATCTTGCTGGAAGGTCTGGCTCCCGATGGTGGTCTGGCCATGCCGGAAAGCTACCCGCAGGTCAGCGCCCAGATGCTGGAATCCTGGCGCGCGCTGAGTTATCCCGAACTGGCCGCCAAGGTGTTGGGGCTGTTTGTCACGGACATTCCCGCTGACGAACTGGCTACCTTGACTGCCCGCGCTTACGCACCCGGTGTGTTCGACAGCGAGCAGGTGGTGCCTGTCAAGGAGCTGGAGCCCGGTTTTGCTTTGCTGGGTTTGTCCCAAGGTCCGACCCTGGCTTTTAAAGACATGGCCATGCAGTTCCTGGGCCAGGTTTTTGAATACGTACTCACAAAGCGCAACAGCACGTTGAACATTCTGGGCGCCACATCCGGTGATACGGGTTCGGCGGCTGAATATGCCTTGCGCGGCAAGCGTGGCGTCAGCGTGTTCATGCTCTCGCCTTACGGTCGCATGAGTGCGTTCCAGCGCGCCCAGATGTACTCCCTGCAGGATGAAAACATCCACAACCTGTCGGTGAAGGGGGTGTTCGATGATTGCCAGGACATCGTCAAGGCCCTGGCAGGCGACCTGGAGTTCAAGTCCCAATGGCATTTGGGTGCCGTGAACTCCATTAACTGGGCGCGTATTTCTGCTCAGGTGGTGTACTACTTCTGGGGCTGGCTGCGCAGCACCACAGCGGCCGGTCAGAAAGTTTCTTTTGCTGTTCCTTCGGGCAACTTTGGCAATATTCTGTCGGGTCACATTGCCCGCCAGATGGGTCTGCCGATCGCCAAGCTGGTTCTGGCCACCAACGAAAACAATGTGCTGGAAGAGTTCTTCCGCACCGGTATTTATCGTCCCCGTGGTTCCGAGCAGACATACGCCACGTCCAGCCCGTCCATGGACATCTCCCGCGCTTCCAACTTCGAACGCTTTGTGTTTGATCTGCTGGGCCGCGATGGCAGCAAGGTCAAGGCATTGTGGGAACAATTGGCCAAAGAAGGTCAGTTCGATCTGAGCGAGCATCTGCCACGCTTCCAGGAAGAGTTCGGCTTTGTGGCTGGTGCCAGCTCGCACCAGGACCGGTTGAACACGATCGCCCAGGTGAACGAGCAGTATCAGACGCTGATCGATCCGCACACGGCCGATGGCGTCAAAGTGGCCCAGGCCTACCGTGAAGATGGCATTCCCATGCTGGTATTGGAAACCGCCTTGCCCGCTAAGTTCTCCGAGACCATTGAAGAGGCCATTAGTCAGCCCGCTCCCGTGCCAGCGCACCTGGCCGGTCTGGCTGATTTGCCACAGAAAGTGGTGGTGATGGATGCGGACGTGGCCCAAGTGCGTCGCTATATCGAGGCACATGCCCCGCGCTGA
- the speG gene encoding spermidine N1-acetyltransferase — MSKTTHVKLRPLEREDLRFVHLLDNNASVMRYWFEEPYETYGELAALYDEHIHDQRERRFVVEWEGQPSGVVELVEIDYVHRRAEFQIIIAPEFQGKGIASRATKLAIEYGFGVLNLYKIVLIVDKENHKAIHIYQKFGFQVEGELKHEFFINGQYRDVVRMRLFQADFLAAHKPAQTLLTPSAQ; from the coding sequence ATGAGTAAAACGACTCACGTGAAATTACGTCCCCTCGAGCGCGAGGACTTGCGCTTTGTGCACCTGCTGGACAATAACGCCAGCGTGATGCGTTACTGGTTTGAAGAGCCTTACGAAACCTACGGGGAGCTGGCAGCGCTGTACGATGAGCACATTCATGATCAGCGTGAACGTCGTTTTGTGGTGGAGTGGGAGGGGCAGCCCTCCGGTGTGGTGGAACTGGTGGAAATTGATTATGTGCACCGCCGGGCAGAGTTCCAGATCATTATTGCGCCCGAGTTTCAGGGCAAGGGCATTGCCTCACGGGCAACCAAACTGGCTATCGAGTACGGATTTGGGGTGTTGAATCTGTACAAGATCGTGCTGATTGTGGATAAGGAAAACCACAAAGCGATTCACATCTATCAGAAGTTTGGCTTTCAGGTGGAAGGCGAACTCAAACACGAGTTTTTCATCAACGGCCAATATCGGGATGTGGTGCGTATGCGTTTGTTCCAGGCCGATTTTCTGGCCGCTCACAAACCGGCGCAGACTTTGCTGACACCGTCGGCGCAATAG
- the hpnE gene encoding hydroxysqualene dehydroxylase HpnE, with protein sequence MKVAVIGAGWAGCAAAWRLKTQGHQVSVFEASRHIGGRARRIHSPNLGRDTDNGQHILLGAYSVTLGLMREVGLDESARLQRRDLDVLAADGHFRLRNRPLPAPLHLLTGLLGAQGLSWSQKIKLARFCRWLMKQHWRTPEGLTVLQLLEQHQQDSHVIRLFWQPLCVAAMNTPIEQACAQLFAHVLRDSLGGPRQASQTLIPLTDLSQLWCEPALRDIQLQLGHRVQRLELNAAGVQIDGLHFDAAIVACPPVQAARLLHNLPSSPASEQLLADLEAFSYIPIATLYLELEQPWNLPHSMLMLDDSSGSGGQWLFDHSALKPGSGETLVGIVISDAVRLQALDREQAIATIIAQVRSQTRHLKTMPAVRASELIIEKRATFAAVPGLRRPSVTTPWTAIRLAGDWTDTGYPGVLEGAVRSGLTAAHL encoded by the coding sequence ATGAAAGTCGCGGTGATCGGGGCGGGCTGGGCAGGCTGTGCCGCTGCCTGGCGCTTAAAGACGCAGGGCCATCAGGTCAGTGTCTTTGAGGCCTCACGTCACATAGGCGGACGCGCACGCCGCATCCACAGCCCCAATCTGGGGCGCGACACCGACAATGGCCAGCACATCCTGCTGGGGGCCTACTCCGTCACACTGGGCTTGATGAGGGAAGTGGGCCTGGATGAATCTGCCCGTTTGCAACGCCGGGATCTGGATGTCCTTGCTGCTGACGGCCACTTTCGTCTGCGCAACCGTCCCCTGCCCGCCCCCTTGCATCTATTGACGGGCCTGCTGGGTGCTCAAGGCTTGAGCTGGTCACAAAAAATCAAGCTGGCCCGTTTTTGCCGTTGGCTGATGAAACAGCACTGGCGCACTCCTGAAGGCCTGACGGTATTGCAGTTGCTGGAGCAACACCAGCAAGACAGCCATGTCATCCGTCTATTCTGGCAACCGCTGTGTGTGGCCGCCATGAATACGCCCATTGAGCAGGCCTGCGCCCAACTCTTTGCCCATGTCCTGCGCGACAGCCTGGGCGGTCCCCGTCAAGCCAGCCAAACCCTGATCCCGCTAACCGACTTAAGCCAGCTTTGGTGTGAGCCAGCGCTGCGCGACATTCAACTTCAATTGGGACACCGGGTGCAGCGACTGGAACTGAACGCAGCCGGAGTTCAGATTGATGGGCTGCACTTTGATGCCGCCATTGTGGCTTGCCCGCCGGTTCAGGCAGCACGTTTACTCCACAACCTACCTAGCAGCCCGGCCAGCGAACAATTGCTGGCAGATCTGGAGGCGTTCAGCTATATCCCTATCGCCACCCTCTATCTGGAACTGGAACAGCCCTGGAATCTGCCCCACTCCATGTTGATGCTGGACGATAGCAGTGGCAGCGGCGGGCAATGGCTGTTTGATCACAGCGCCTTGAAACCGGGTAGCGGCGAAACGCTGGTGGGGATTGTCATCAGCGATGCGGTACGCCTGCAGGCGCTGGACCGGGAGCAAGCGATTGCCACGATTATCGCCCAGGTACGCAGCCAAACCCGGCACCTGAAAACCATGCCTGCGGTGCGGGCCAGCGAGCTGATTATCGAAAAACGGGCCACTTTTGCGGCCGTGCCCGGCTTGCGTCGACCTTCCGTGACGACACCTTGGACTGCCATTCGTTTGGCAGGCGACTGGACTGATACCGGCTATCCCGGTGTGCTGGAAGGCGCGGTACGCAGCGGTCTGACAGCGGCGCATCTGTAA
- the hpnD gene encoding presqualene diphosphate synthase HpnD encodes MSPDEYCQNKAAQSGSSFYYAFLFLPPERRRAITALYAFCREVDDVVDEVHEESVARMKLVWWRTQVADLYEGRTQHPVMQALAPHIHAFELPQDELLAVIDGMEMDLDQVRYQSWNELERYCWHAAGVVGLLSARIFGQTQEQTSDYAQKLGLAFQLTNIIRDVGDDARRGRIYLPQDDLDRFGVAPHEILDQQHSERFEALMAFQTERAQDLYRQAMRALPDADRRAQRPGLLMAAIYHALLLEIVDERWHVLEQRISLTPIRKFWLAWKTWVSGGRSLQRKLGR; translated from the coding sequence ATGAGCCCAGACGAGTATTGTCAAAACAAGGCGGCCCAAAGCGGCTCCAGTTTTTACTACGCCTTTTTGTTTCTGCCGCCCGAACGTCGACGCGCCATCACGGCCCTGTATGCCTTTTGTCGCGAAGTCGACGATGTAGTGGACGAGGTTCACGAGGAGTCGGTTGCCCGCATGAAGCTGGTATGGTGGCGCACGCAGGTCGCCGACCTGTATGAAGGCCGCACCCAGCATCCGGTCATGCAGGCTCTGGCTCCGCATATCCACGCCTTTGAGCTGCCACAGGACGAGTTGCTGGCCGTGATCGACGGAATGGAAATGGACCTGGATCAGGTACGCTACCAAAGCTGGAACGAGCTGGAGCGCTACTGCTGGCACGCGGCCGGTGTGGTCGGCCTGCTGTCGGCACGTATTTTCGGTCAGACCCAGGAACAGACCAGCGATTACGCACAAAAACTGGGACTGGCTTTTCAACTGACCAACATCATCCGTGACGTGGGCGATGATGCTCGACGTGGTCGTATCTACCTGCCTCAGGACGATCTGGATAGGTTTGGCGTAGCCCCCCATGAAATTCTGGATCAGCAGCACTCGGAACGCTTCGAGGCCTTGATGGCCTTTCAAACTGAACGCGCCCAGGACTTGTACCGCCAGGCCATGCGCGCCCTGCCCGATGCAGATCGCCGGGCACAACGCCCAGGCCTGTTGATGGCCGCCATCTACCATGCCTTGCTGCTCGAAATTGTTGACGAACGCTGGCATGTACTGGAACAACGCATCTCCCTGACCCCCATCCGCAAGTTCTGGCTGGCCTGGAAAACCTGGGTGTCGGGCGGGCGTAGCCTGCAACGCAAACTGGGCCGATGA
- the hpnC gene encoding squalene synthase HpnC, which produces MSIEHYENFPVASVLLPRRLRRPVTDIYRFARSADDIADEGDLSAAQRLELLAQFEASIEQLQYHQPVLPDSPHSEIFVPLAASIRNFQLPLKPFLDLLSAFRQDVTTHRYSDMAQVLDYCTRSANPVGRLMLHLYQAHQPEWVEMADSTCTGLQLVNFWQDVAVDWHKNRVYIPQVLLAQHDLDDDYIQARTQLLRQPQADARWQDMMQLLVTDARQRLQAGLILSAHLSGRISLELKMMVLGGLRILERLEAVEFDVFSHRPTLSRLDWLRLITRGLSRTSYRP; this is translated from the coding sequence ATGTCTATCGAGCACTATGAAAACTTCCCTGTCGCCTCTGTGCTGCTGCCGCGTCGCCTGCGCCGACCCGTCACCGATATTTATCGTTTTGCCCGCAGCGCCGACGACATTGCCGATGAAGGCGACTTAAGCGCTGCCCAACGTCTGGAGCTGCTTGCGCAGTTTGAAGCCAGTATCGAGCAACTGCAGTACCATCAGCCCGTTCTGCCCGATTCGCCCCACAGCGAGATTTTTGTCCCATTGGCGGCCAGCATCCGCAATTTTCAATTGCCGCTCAAGCCCTTTCTGGATCTGTTGTCCGCCTTCCGCCAGGACGTCACCACGCATCGCTACAGCGATATGGCGCAGGTACTGGATTACTGTACGCGCTCGGCCAACCCGGTCGGTCGGCTGATGCTGCATTTGTATCAGGCCCACCAGCCAGAATGGGTCGAGATGGCCGACTCCACCTGTACAGGCTTGCAACTGGTCAACTTCTGGCAGGACGTGGCGGTGGACTGGCACAAAAACCGTGTCTATATTCCGCAGGTTCTACTGGCGCAGCATGATCTGGATGACGACTACATCCAGGCTCGCACTCAACTGCTGCGGCAACCCCAGGCCGATGCACGCTGGCAGGACATGATGCAGTTGCTGGTCACCGATGCCCGTCAGCGTCTGCAAGCGGGCCTGATCTTGTCCGCACATCTGTCCGGACGAATCAGCCTGGAATTGAAAATGATGGTCTTGGGCGGACTGCGCATTCTGGAACGACTGGAAGCGGTAGAGTTTGATGTCTTCAGTCACCGCCCCACCCTGTCCCGCCTGGACTGGCTGCGCCTGATCACCCGCGGCTTGAGCCGTACCTCTTACCGACCCTGA
- the alr gene encoding alanine racemase codes for MPRPISATIHIASLRHNLDMVIQSLNNATAPSGVKRPHIWAVMKANAYGHDIENAVRAFSAAEGMAMLDLKEAIRCRAAGWTGPIMLLEGFFQPEDLDVLAEFGLTTVIHCHEQLKMLEQWKGGAALNAMVKLNSGMNRLGFSVDDYPAAFERAQRLQKAGKLGSVGRMTHFARADDNIDATLEQIRCFNRITDGLPGPVSVCNSAATLSPDLGVYMPSGPDHWVRPGICLYGSSPFASISAEDFGLQPGMTLAAEIISVRGVKQGEGIGYGHTYVAEQAMRIGVVACGYADGYPRHAGTGTPVTVNGVRTRLLGRVSMDMLAVDLTPVPAAGVGSQAVLFGQGGPSVDEVAAAAGTLGYELICAVAPRVPRVVQN; via the coding sequence ATGCCACGTCCAATCTCGGCCACCATTCATATTGCGTCACTGCGTCACAATCTCGATATGGTTATTCAGAGCCTGAATAATGCCACGGCTCCATCTGGTGTAAAACGGCCCCATATCTGGGCCGTCATGAAGGCCAATGCTTACGGCCATGACATCGAAAATGCCGTGCGGGCATTCAGTGCCGCCGAAGGTATGGCGATGCTGGACCTGAAAGAAGCCATACGCTGCCGGGCTGCCGGCTGGACCGGTCCCATCATGTTGCTGGAAGGTTTTTTCCAGCCTGAAGATCTGGATGTACTGGCTGAGTTTGGCCTGACCACCGTGATTCATTGCCACGAGCAGCTCAAGATGCTGGAGCAGTGGAAAGGCGGAGCGGCCCTGAACGCCATGGTCAAGCTCAACAGTGGCATGAACCGCCTGGGTTTCAGTGTGGATGATTACCCTGCTGCCTTTGAGCGCGCCCAACGGCTGCAAAAAGCGGGCAAGTTGGGTTCGGTGGGGCGCATGACGCACTTTGCGCGCGCGGACGACAATATTGATGCCACGTTGGAGCAGATTCGCTGCTTTAACCGGATTACCGATGGTTTGCCGGGCCCGGTCAGTGTTTGCAATTCGGCCGCTACCCTCAGCCCCGATCTGGGGGTTTACATGCCCTCTGGCCCGGATCATTGGGTGCGCCCCGGAATCTGTCTGTATGGCAGCTCGCCGTTTGCATCAATCAGCGCTGAAGATTTCGGTTTGCAGCCGGGCATGACCTTGGCTGCTGAAATCATCAGCGTGCGCGGCGTCAAGCAAGGAGAGGGTATCGGCTACGGCCATACCTATGTGGCAGAGCAGGCGATGCGAATTGGCGTGGTGGCCTGTGGTTACGCCGATGGTTATCCGCGTCATGCAGGAACCGGTACTCCGGTCACCGTCAACGGTGTCCGTACCCGTTTGCTCGGTCGTGTCTCCATGGATATGCTGGCCGTAGACCTCACCCCGGTGCCCGCCGCCGGTGTAGGCAGTCAGGCGGTGTTGTTCGGTCAAGGCGGGCCCAGTGTGGACGAGGTTGCAGCGGCTGCCGGAACCCTGGGCTACGAATTGATTTGTGCGGTGGCGCCCCGCGTGCCGCGCGTCGTCCAGAATTAA
- a CDS encoding SDR family oxidoreductase produces the protein MKNKCVLVTGATKGIGWAISQRLADAGAHVVGLARHTENIDFPGYLYSCDLSNAGETEEMLRVIREKYPVDAVVNNVGMVAPEPIGQVDLGNLYQVFDLNVRVAVQVAQAFIPSMKARKEGRIVNICSRVVHGGFDRTSYAAAKSALLGCTRTWALELAPYGITVNAVSPGPIETELFRANHPVGSEAEQRSLSSIPLGRFGQAAEVAAAVTFLLSDEAAYITGQNLGVDGGGSLAGR, from the coding sequence ATGAAAAATAAATGCGTACTCGTTACCGGCGCTACCAAAGGAATCGGTTGGGCCATCAGCCAAAGGCTGGCTGATGCCGGCGCTCATGTGGTGGGACTGGCCCGCCACACGGAAAATATTGATTTCCCCGGCTATTTGTATTCCTGCGATTTGAGCAATGCAGGAGAAACCGAGGAAATGCTGCGCGTCATCCGCGAAAAATACCCGGTGGATGCGGTAGTGAACAATGTAGGAATGGTCGCGCCTGAGCCTATTGGTCAGGTGGATCTGGGCAATCTCTATCAGGTGTTTGACCTGAATGTGCGCGTGGCGGTGCAGGTGGCCCAGGCTTTCATCCCGTCGATGAAGGCGCGCAAGGAAGGCCGTATCGTCAATATCTGCAGTCGTGTCGTGCACGGCGGTTTCGACCGTACCAGCTATGCCGCCGCCAAAAGTGCCTTGCTGGGATGTACCCGCACCTGGGCGCTGGAACTGGCTCCTTATGGCATTACCGTCAACGCGGTGTCTCCTGGTCCGATCGAAACCGAATTGTTCCGTGCCAACCATCCTGTCGGCAGTGAAGCCGAGCAACGCAGTCTGTCCTCCATTCCTTTGGGGCGTTTTGGACAGGCCGCGGAAGTGGCCGCGGCTGTCACCTTCCTGCTCAGCGATGAAGCGGCCTATATCACCGGCCAGAATCTGGGCGTGGATGGCGGCGGCAGCCTGGCCGGACGTTAA